A window from Caulobacter sp. X encodes these proteins:
- a CDS encoding flagellar hook assembly protein FlgD — protein sequence MASTVSSQSTTSVLDRINNGKKSVASNTETFLKLLTTQLKNQDPLSPTDTTQMTQQITQMTGVEQQLVTNDLLAALVGMNTGTGLSEGVSMIGKQVTATTDNSTLKNGKATFSWTQAGGSTSLTVEIKNAAGKVVRTLKPDDQKSGDHTITWDGKDDSGAQLADGGVYTVNVKAVGADAKDIKVTNIKGRSEGVVTAVDNSTGQAKVIVDGQAIPIDNVIGITAAATATTSDQTTPKAA from the coding sequence ATGGCCAGCACCGTCTCCTCGCAGAGCACCACCTCGGTTCTTGACCGTATCAACAACGGCAAGAAGTCGGTGGCGTCCAACACGGAAACCTTCCTGAAGCTGCTGACCACGCAGCTGAAGAACCAGGATCCGCTGTCGCCGACCGACACGACCCAGATGACCCAGCAGATCACCCAGATGACCGGGGTCGAGCAGCAGCTCGTGACGAACGACCTGCTGGCGGCCCTGGTGGGCATGAACACCGGCACGGGCCTGTCCGAAGGCGTGTCGATGATCGGCAAGCAGGTCACCGCGACCACCGACAACTCGACCCTCAAGAACGGCAAGGCGACGTTCTCCTGGACCCAGGCGGGCGGCTCGACCTCGCTGACCGTCGAAATCAAGAACGCGGCCGGCAAGGTCGTCCGCACCCTCAAGCCGGACGACCAGAAGAGCGGCGACCACACCATCACCTGGGACGGCAAGGACGACTCCGGCGCCCAGCTGGCCGACGGCGGCGTCTATACGGTCAACGTCAAGGCCGTCGGCGCCGACGCCAAGGACATCAAGGTCACGAACATCAAGGGCCGCAGCGAGGGCGTCGTCACCGCCGTCGACAACTCCACCGGCCAGGCCAAGGTCATCGTCGATGGCCAGGCCATTCCCATCGACAACGTCATCGGCATCACCGCCGCGGCGACCGCAACCACCAGCGACCAGACGACCCCCAAGGCCGCCTGA
- the flgK gene encoding flagellar hook-associated protein FlgK, which yields MSLNSIMGTATSGMMAAQTGLRITSDNIANVNTKGYVRKTISQSNMLSNGMGVGVSIDAIKRATDRFLTTASLNAASDSSRAGVIAQSLNNVQQLFGDPTGDTSFFSRLDDIFTAFSKAQDDPSSSLLRTQALTRVDQFLSESSRITSSISKLGKDADTRISGDVDRVNDLLSQIDALNTDITRARVAGADATGAENVQSGLVDELSKLMNVQVTPRTMGGVVVRSTEGLPLAGDGAARVTYQTSPTATGYLTVQLANGSEMPTPLNISSGEIRGLMEVRNTELVNLSDQLGEFTSRAAEEINRAANAASAVPAPTTLNGRDTGLDAQAAITGFTGKTTIALTDSSGVIQRRIDIDFDAGTMSINGAAGPAFTPANFMTQLNTAMGGMGGAGFSGGALNLSGTGGLGVAVADDPTTPADKAGKGFSHYFGLNDIIRTNGYSPYETGLTAADPHGFTSGTMTIRLTDVEGGRIRDVVVDAPVGGTVQNLLDALNSRASGVGLYGQFTLNAKGQMTFTSNTTTPVTMSVVGDTTERGVGGPSVSQLFGVGPAERSTRGEKFFVSTAMDQNPTLLPFAKLDLTQAVGGAAALAIGDGRGALALAKSGDTVTNFSAAGDATPATMSVSRYAADFSGAIARKANTAESRKDSAEAVATEVDSQRQSEEGVNLDEELINLTTYQQAFNASARLIQATKDMYDVLTGLVS from the coding sequence ATGTCGCTGAACTCGATCATGGGCACGGCGACGTCCGGCATGATGGCGGCCCAGACGGGCCTGCGCATCACGTCCGACAACATCGCCAACGTCAACACCAAGGGCTATGTCCGCAAGACGATCTCCCAGTCGAACATGCTGTCGAACGGCATGGGCGTCGGGGTCAGCATCGACGCCATCAAGCGCGCGACGGACCGCTTCCTGACCACGGCCAGCCTGAACGCGGCCTCGGACAGCAGCCGCGCCGGCGTGATCGCCCAGTCGCTGAACAACGTGCAGCAGCTGTTCGGGGACCCGACAGGCGACACCAGCTTCTTCTCGCGCCTGGACGACATCTTCACCGCCTTCTCCAAGGCGCAGGACGATCCCTCCTCGTCGCTGCTGCGGACCCAGGCCCTCACGCGGGTGGATCAATTCCTCAGCGAGTCGAGCCGCATCACCTCGTCGATCTCCAAGCTTGGCAAGGACGCCGACACGCGCATCTCGGGCGACGTCGATCGCGTCAACGACCTGCTCAGCCAGATCGACGCCCTCAACACCGATATCACCCGCGCCAGGGTGGCGGGCGCCGACGCGACGGGCGCCGAGAACGTGCAGAGCGGCCTGGTCGACGAGCTGTCCAAGCTGATGAACGTCCAGGTCACGCCGCGCACCATGGGCGGCGTGGTCGTTCGGTCGACCGAGGGCCTGCCGCTGGCGGGCGACGGCGCGGCCAGGGTCACCTACCAGACCTCGCCGACGGCCACGGGCTACCTGACGGTCCAGCTCGCCAATGGCTCGGAAATGCCGACCCCTCTCAATATCTCCAGCGGCGAGATCCGGGGCCTGATGGAGGTGCGCAACACCGAGCTGGTCAATCTGTCCGACCAGCTGGGCGAATTCACCTCGCGCGCGGCCGAGGAGATCAACCGCGCCGCCAACGCCGCCTCGGCGGTGCCGGCACCGACCACCCTGAACGGCCGCGACACGGGCCTCGACGCCCAGGCGGCGATCACCGGCTTCACCGGCAAGACGACGATCGCCCTGACCGACAGCAGCGGCGTGATCCAACGCCGGATCGACATCGACTTCGACGCCGGGACCATGAGCATCAACGGCGCGGCGGGTCCGGCCTTCACCCCAGCCAACTTCATGACCCAGCTGAACACCGCCATGGGCGGCATGGGCGGCGCCGGCTTCTCGGGCGGCGCCCTCAACCTGTCGGGGACCGGCGGCCTGGGGGTCGCGGTCGCGGACGACCCGACCACGCCCGCCGACAAGGCCGGCAAGGGTTTCAGCCACTATTTCGGCCTGAACGACATCATCCGCACCAACGGCTACTCGCCCTATGAGACGGGCCTGACCGCGGCGGACCCGCACGGCTTCACCTCGGGCACCATGACCATCCGCCTGACCGACGTCGAAGGCGGCCGGATCCGCGACGTCGTGGTCGACGCGCCCGTCGGCGGCACCGTGCAGAACCTGCTCGACGCGCTGAACTCACGCGCCTCGGGGGTCGGGCTCTATGGCCAGTTCACGCTGAACGCCAAAGGCCAGATGACCTTCACATCGAACACCACCACGCCGGTGACCATGTCCGTTGTCGGCGACACCACCGAGCGCGGCGTCGGCGGCCCTTCGGTCAGCCAGCTGTTCGGCGTGGGTCCCGCCGAGCGCAGCACCCGGGGCGAGAAGTTCTTCGTCAGCACGGCGATGGACCAGAACCCAACGCTGCTGCCCTTCGCCAAGCTGGACCTGACCCAGGCGGTCGGCGGGGCCGCCGCCCTGGCGATCGGCGACGGCCGCGGCGCCCTGGCCCTGGCGAAGTCTGGCGACACCGTCACCAACTTCTCGGCGGCCGGCGACGCGACGCCCGCGACCATGAGCGTCTCGCGCTACGCGGCCGACTTCAGCGGCGCCATCGCCCGCAAAGCCAACACCGCCGAAAGCCGCAAGGACTCCGCCGAGGCGGTCGCCACCGAAGTCGACAGCCAGCGCCAGTCCGAAGAGGGCGTGAACCTCGACGAAGAGCTGATCAACCTGACCACATACCAGCAGGCGTTCAACGCCTCGGCCCGCCTGATCCAGGCGACCAAGGACATGTACGACGTGCTAACCGGACTTGTGAGCTAA
- the mnmA gene encoding tRNA 2-thiouridine(34) synthase MnmA: MTAEFPTKTDTADADALIARAVEQARAAVGLPEGTRIVAAMSGGVDSTVTAALLARAGYDVVGVTLQLYDHGAAISRKGACCAGQDILDARMAAERIGIPHYVLDYESRFREQVIEDFADAYLRGETPIPCVRCNQTVKFRDLLDVARDLGAEAMATGHYVQRGMPAGTNRPQLRRAADPAKDQSYFLFATTREQLDFLRFPLGGMDKPTVRAVAAGLGLSIADKPDSQDICFVPEGKYTTVIDRIRPQGAEAGDIVHLDGRVLGRHEGVTRYTIGQRRGLNVAVGDPLFVVKIDADKRQVIVGPREALLTAALTLKETNWLGGQDDLEAAAQDGQPVLARVRSTREPVPGRLTLMDGEVAVAFDGAEEGVAPGQACVLYDPADPTRVLGGGFIARAVRAMDLATA, encoded by the coding sequence ATGACCGCCGAGTTTCCGACCAAGACCGACACCGCAGACGCCGACGCCCTGATCGCCCGCGCCGTCGAACAGGCGCGCGCCGCCGTCGGCCTGCCGGAGGGAACCCGGATCGTCGCGGCCATGTCCGGCGGCGTGGACTCGACCGTCACCGCCGCCCTGCTGGCCCGCGCCGGCTATGACGTCGTCGGCGTCACCCTGCAGCTCTACGACCATGGCGCGGCGATCTCGCGCAAAGGCGCCTGCTGCGCCGGCCAGGACATCCTGGACGCCCGCATGGCCGCCGAGCGGATCGGCATCCCGCACTACGTGCTCGACTACGAAAGCCGCTTCCGCGAGCAGGTCATCGAGGACTTCGCCGACGCCTATCTGCGCGGCGAGACGCCGATCCCATGCGTGCGCTGCAACCAGACCGTCAAGTTCCGCGACCTCCTGGACGTCGCCCGCGACCTGGGGGCCGAGGCCATGGCCACCGGCCACTACGTCCAGCGCGGCATGCCCGCCGGGACGAACCGCCCGCAGCTGCGCCGCGCCGCCGACCCGGCCAAGGACCAGAGCTACTTCCTGTTCGCCACCACGCGCGAGCAGCTGGATTTCCTGCGCTTCCCGCTGGGCGGCATGGACAAGCCGACTGTCCGCGCCGTCGCCGCGGGCCTGGGCCTCTCGATTGCCGACAAGCCCGACAGCCAGGACATCTGCTTCGTGCCCGAGGGCAAGTACACGACCGTCATCGACCGCATCCGACCGCAAGGCGCGGAAGCCGGCGACATCGTGCACCTGGACGGCCGCGTGCTGGGCCGCCACGAGGGCGTGACCCGTTACACGATCGGCCAGCGCCGAGGCCTCAACGTCGCCGTCGGCGATCCGCTGTTCGTTGTGAAGATCGACGCCGACAAGCGCCAGGTGATCGTCGGTCCGCGCGAAGCCCTGCTGACCGCCGCCCTGACCTTGAAGGAAACCAACTGGCTGGGCGGCCAGGACGATCTTGAGGCGGCCGCCCAGGACGGCCAGCCGGTGCTGGCCCGCGTCCGCTCGACCCGCGAGCCGGTCCCCGGCCGCCTGACGCTGATGGACGGCGAGGTCGCGGTGGCCTTCGACGGGGCGGAAGAAGGCGTCGCCCCGGGCCAGGCCTGCGTGCTCTACGACCCGGCCGATCCCACGCGCGTCCTGGGCGGCGGCTTCATCGCGCGGGCCGTGCGGGCGATGGATCTGGCGACGGCCTGA
- a CDS encoding acetyl-CoA C-acyltransferase gives MSAADPVVIVSYARTPMGGFQGALGGVKATELGATAVKAAIARAGVAGDKVEQIIMGCVLPAGLGQAPARQAALGAGLPLSVEATTVNKMCGSGMQAAIMAHDALAAGSVDLVVAGGMESMTGAPYLMAKHRGGARIGHDQIWDSMYLDGLEDAYTPGKLMGAFAEDTAAQYQFTREAMDAYATKGLAKAKTAIETGAFKAEITPVTVQTRKGSEVVDTDEQPLKADPAKIPTLKPAFARDGGITAANSSSISDGAAALVMTRESVAKALGLPIVARVAGHAAHAHEPGLFTTAPVPAMRKALKKAGWSVEDVDLFEVNEAFAVVAMIAQQELGIPEDKLNVNGGACALGHPIGASGARILCTLISALQARGGKKGLASLCIGGGEATAMAVELV, from the coding sequence ATGTCCGCCGCCGATCCCGTCGTCATCGTCTCCTACGCCCGCACGCCGATGGGCGGCTTCCAGGGCGCCCTGGGCGGGGTGAAGGCCACCGAGCTGGGCGCGACGGCGGTGAAGGCCGCGATCGCGCGCGCCGGGGTGGCGGGCGACAAGGTCGAGCAGATCATCATGGGCTGCGTGTTGCCGGCCGGGCTTGGCCAGGCGCCGGCCCGCCAGGCTGCGCTGGGCGCGGGCCTGCCGCTCTCGGTCGAGGCCACCACCGTCAACAAGATGTGCGGCAGCGGCATGCAGGCCGCGATCATGGCCCACGACGCCCTGGCGGCCGGCTCTGTCGACCTGGTGGTCGCGGGCGGCATGGAGAGCATGACCGGCGCGCCCTATCTGATGGCCAAGCACCGCGGCGGGGCCCGCATCGGCCACGACCAGATCTGGGACTCCATGTACCTGGACGGCCTCGAGGACGCCTACACGCCCGGCAAGCTGATGGGCGCCTTCGCCGAGGACACAGCCGCCCAGTACCAGTTCACCCGCGAGGCCATGGACGCCTACGCGACCAAGGGCCTCGCCAAGGCCAAGACCGCCATCGAGACCGGCGCCTTCAAGGCCGAGATCACGCCGGTGACGGTCCAGACCCGCAAGGGCAGCGAGGTCGTCGACACCGACGAGCAGCCGCTGAAGGCCGACCCGGCCAAGATCCCGACCCTCAAGCCCGCCTTCGCCCGCGACGGCGGCATCACGGCGGCCAACAGCTCCTCGATCAGCGACGGCGCCGCCGCCCTGGTCATGACGCGCGAGAGCGTCGCCAAGGCCCTGGGCCTGCCGATCGTCGCCCGCGTCGCCGGCCACGCCGCCCACGCCCACGAGCCGGGCCTCTTCACCACCGCCCCGGTTCCGGCCATGCGCAAGGCTTTGAAGAAGGCCGGCTGGAGCGTCGAGGACGTCGACCTGTTCGAGGTCAACGAGGCCTTCGCGGTCGTCGCCATGATCGCCCAGCAGGAGCTCGGCATCCCCGAGGACAAACTCAACGTCAACGGCGGCGCCTGCGCCCTGGGCCACCCGATCGGCGCCTCGGGCGCGCGGATCCTCTGCACCTTGATCTCGGCCCTGCAGGCGCGGGGCGGCAAGAAGGGCCTGGCGTCGCTCTGCATCGGCGGCGGCGAGGCCACGGCGATGGCGGTGGAGTTGGTCTGA
- a CDS encoding DUF4126 family protein, whose translation MLRSLLIGLSAGSRALTPLATVSEAARSGQLAETNPAVRLLAHPLFSAGSKALAAGELWGDKLKSAPDRIVPAGIVARLLAGGLAGAALAPRRHLVLGAALGAGAAVAASYVTFGARMKALRRWGQTPTGLVEDALTLGAAQWVVRGAK comes from the coding sequence ATGCTTCGATCCCTGCTCATCGGCCTTTCGGCCGGCTCCCGCGCGCTGACGCCGCTGGCCACCGTCAGCGAGGCGGCCCGCAGCGGCCAGCTCGCCGAGACCAATCCGGCCGTCCGCCTGCTGGCCCATCCGCTGTTCTCGGCGGGCTCCAAGGCGCTGGCGGCGGGCGAGCTGTGGGGCGACAAGCTGAAGTCGGCGCCGGACCGCATCGTACCCGCCGGGATCGTCGCGCGCCTGCTGGCGGGCGGCCTTGCGGGCGCGGCCCTTGCCCCACGCAGGCATCTCGTGCTGGGCGCGGCCCTCGGCGCCGGCGCGGCGGTCGCGGCGTCCTACGTCACCTTCGGCGCCCGCATGAAGGCCCTGCGCCGCTGGGGCCAGACGCCGACCGGCCTGGTCGAGGACGCCCTGACCTTGGGCGCGGCCCAATGGGTCGTGCGAGGCGCCAAGTGA
- a CDS encoding flagellin → MTRVSTVQNYNVMTSNLMRAQIRQSDVGAQVSSQKVATDLKGYAKNAEMLTAMRSTQARLDGLIDQSKLVTNRLQMQDTGLGKVADSTKAAREAIANALASGSAQTLMQQLQAAFGDVVQGLNTKSNGLYVFSGAKTDTETTSATSMADLTLAPTTASLFNNDQYIATNRIDEQTSAKTGVLGDAFGVPVFDAFKQIQAYVDANGAFTGKLNDTQVNFLKGLLPTFDSAYKGVVDVQGKNGVTQKRFETAHTDLQNQADLLTGMVGDIVDVDMADAVTRLESAKLAVQASAQVFSSLQQSSLLNVLK, encoded by the coding sequence ATGACCCGAGTTTCCACCGTCCAGAACTACAACGTCATGACGTCCAACCTCATGCGGGCCCAAATCCGCCAGAGCGACGTCGGCGCGCAGGTCTCCAGCCAGAAGGTCGCCACCGACCTGAAGGGCTATGCCAAGAACGCCGAGATGCTGACGGCCATGCGCAGCACCCAGGCGCGCCTCGACGGCCTGATCGACCAGTCGAAACTGGTCACCAATCGGCTGCAGATGCAGGACACCGGCCTCGGCAAGGTCGCCGACTCCACCAAGGCCGCGCGCGAGGCCATCGCCAACGCCCTGGCCTCCGGCAGCGCCCAGACCCTGATGCAGCAACTCCAGGCCGCGTTTGGCGATGTCGTTCAGGGTCTGAACACCAAGTCGAACGGCCTCTACGTCTTCTCGGGCGCAAAGACTGACACCGAGACGACCTCGGCCACCAGCATGGCCGACCTGACCCTGGCGCCCACCACGGCCTCGCTGTTCAACAACGACCAGTACATCGCGACCAACCGGATCGACGAGCAGACCAGCGCCAAGACCGGCGTGCTCGGCGACGCCTTCGGCGTGCCCGTGTTCGACGCGTTCAAGCAGATCCAGGCCTATGTCGACGCCAATGGGGCGTTCACCGGCAAGCTGAACGACACCCAGGTGAACTTCCTGAAGGGCCTGCTGCCCACCTTCGACTCCGCCTACAAGGGTGTGGTCGACGTCCAGGGCAAGAACGGCGTCACCCAGAAGCGCTTCGAGACCGCCCATACCGATCTCCAGAACCAGGCCGACCTGCTGACCGGCATGGTCGGCGACATCGTCGACGTCGACATGGCCGACGCGGTGACCCGGCTGGAGTCGGCCAAGCTGGCCGTCCAGGCCTCGGCCCAGGTGTTCAGCAGCCTGCAGCAGTCGTCGCTGCTGAACGTGCTGAAATAG
- the flgE gene encoding flagellar hook protein FlgE — protein sequence MSINSAMLAGVSGLVANSSALAAISDNIANVNTVGYKRSSANFSTLVTSGSKNQTYSAGGVKAQTHQFISQQGLTQSTTSNLDLSISGAGFFVATEKPENLTATDTRSFTRAGSFQLDSLGYLRNDAGLYLQGWLADPVTGTITPDPSDLMQLSSINVGTVGGTAEKTTRVGINANLRSEQPVAAAVSYKVGTAGNPSFTNVATVPATTPRSYDVVYSSTGVTNPAASGNNEYQVDVKENGVVIATGIIGYDAAGNIATSTLKPKAAATASGSLTDFDIDTNATPTTVSLAALGLTTDADAKTGKLYDPATWSMSDYAKDNTKGVKPDFEIQIPLSDSKGGQRTVTLSLLKAPGPNQWYAELRAKPGDLANNGNGQISTGIVSFTTDGKLQSTGGLFGTTVPTSISIQASGTPLVVQPAPPAAPLPQPPVWADGLGIDTQDVQIDLASAAGGLTQYNSQSVVQSVNTNGTAFGNLTNIEVDEDGYVSAIFDNGVTRRIAQVAVATFSNPNGLKGVNGNAYRVTNESGTYSLKAPGQGGAGALAPSTLEASTVDLSTEFTGLITTQRAYSASSKIITTADQMLEELLNIKR from the coding sequence ATGAGCATCAACAGCGCCATGCTCGCCGGCGTTTCCGGTCTGGTCGCCAACTCTTCGGCCCTGGCCGCGATCTCGGACAACATCGCCAACGTCAACACGGTCGGCTACAAGCGCTCCAGCGCTAACTTCTCGACTCTGGTCACCTCCGGTTCGAAGAACCAGACCTACAGCGCCGGCGGCGTGAAGGCCCAGACGCACCAGTTCATCAGCCAGCAGGGTCTGACCCAGTCGACGACCTCCAACCTCGACCTGTCGATCTCGGGCGCGGGCTTCTTCGTCGCCACCGAGAAGCCCGAGAACTTGACCGCCACCGACACGCGCTCGTTCACCCGCGCCGGTTCGTTCCAGCTGGACAGCCTGGGCTACCTGCGCAACGACGCCGGTCTCTATCTGCAGGGCTGGCTGGCCGACCCGGTCACCGGCACGATCACGCCCGACCCGTCGGACCTGATGCAGCTGTCGTCGATCAACGTCGGCACCGTTGGCGGCACCGCCGAGAAGACCACCCGCGTCGGCATCAACGCCAATCTGCGCTCCGAGCAGCCGGTGGCCGCCGCCGTGTCGTACAAGGTCGGCACCGCCGGCAATCCCTCGTTCACCAACGTCGCGACCGTTCCGGCCACCACGCCGCGCTCGTATGACGTGGTCTACAGCTCGACGGGCGTCACCAATCCGGCGGCTTCGGGCAACAACGAGTACCAGGTCGACGTCAAGGAAAACGGCGTGGTGATCGCCACCGGCATCATCGGTTATGACGCGGCCGGCAATATCGCCACCTCGACCCTGAAGCCCAAGGCGGCCGCCACGGCTTCCGGCTCGCTGACCGACTTCGATATCGACACCAACGCCACGCCGACCACGGTCAGCCTGGCGGCCCTGGGCCTCACCACCGACGCCGACGCCAAGACGGGCAAGCTGTACGACCCGGCCACCTGGTCGATGTCGGACTACGCCAAGGACAACACCAAGGGCGTCAAGCCGGACTTCGAGATCCAGATCCCGCTGTCGGACTCCAAGGGCGGCCAGCGCACCGTCACCCTCTCGCTGCTGAAGGCCCCGGGCCCGAACCAGTGGTACGCCGAACTGCGCGCCAAGCCGGGCGACCTCGCCAACAACGGCAACGGTCAGATCAGCACCGGCATCGTCAGCTTCACCACCGACGGCAAGCTGCAGAGCACCGGCGGCCTGTTCGGCACCACGGTTCCGACCTCGATCTCGATCCAGGCCTCGGGCACGCCGCTGGTCGTCCAACCCGCGCCGCCCGCCGCGCCGCTGCCCCAGCCGCCGGTCTGGGCCGACGGCCTGGGCATCGACACCCAAGACGTCCAGATCGACCTGGCCAGCGCCGCCGGCGGCCTGACCCAGTACAACAGCCAGTCGGTCGTTCAGTCGGTGAACACCAACGGCACGGCCTTCGGCAACCTGACCAACATCGAGGTCGACGAGGACGGCTACGTCTCGGCCATCTTCGACAACGGCGTCACCCGCCGGATCGCCCAGGTGGCGGTCGCGACCTTCTCGAACCCGAACGGTCTGAAGGGGGTTAACGGCAACGCCTATCGCGTCACCAACGAGAGCGGCACCTATAGCCTTAAGGCTCCGGGGCAGGGCGGAGCCGGCGCGCTGGCGCCTTCTACTCTGGAAGCTTCGACCGTCGACCTCTCGACCGAGTTTACCGGCTTGATCACCACGCAACGTGCTTACTCCGCCTCGTCGAAGATCATCACCACCGCCGATCAGATGCTTGAGGAGCTTCTGAATATTAAGCGCTAA
- a CDS encoding helix-turn-helix domain-containing protein: protein MGRTADYTNERCSVAATLEVVGDPWTLLILRDAFAGVKRFEQWQERLGVARNVLAARLKSLVSHGVMETRRYSERPPRHEYWLTEKGLALSPVLLTMAEWGDRHVYGRDNSPVLFTHKTCGCAFHPVLACEACGEVVGRRDLERTSRQADSLTVGEALEAANMAAE from the coding sequence ATGGGTCGAACCGCTGACTACACCAACGAACGCTGCTCGGTCGCCGCCACCCTCGAGGTCGTGGGCGATCCGTGGACCTTGCTGATCCTGCGCGACGCCTTCGCCGGGGTGAAGCGCTTCGAGCAATGGCAGGAGCGGCTGGGAGTCGCCCGCAACGTGCTGGCCGCGCGCCTGAAGAGTCTGGTCAGCCACGGCGTCATGGAGACCCGCCGCTATTCCGAACGACCGCCGCGCCACGAATACTGGCTGACCGAGAAGGGCCTGGCCCTGTCGCCGGTGCTGCTGACCATGGCCGAGTGGGGCGACCGCCACGTCTATGGCCGCGACAACTCGCCGGTGCTCTTCACGCACAAGACATGCGGCTGCGCCTTCCATCCGGTTCTGGCTTGCGAGGCGTGCGGCGAGGTGGTGGGGCGCCGCGACCTGGAGCGCACCTCGCGCCAAGCCGACAGCCTGACCGTGGGCGAGGCGCTGGAAGCGGCGAACATGGCGGCGGAGTGA
- a CDS encoding flagellar hook-length control protein FliK, whose amino-acid sequence MTAIAAPTAALPAAPTPAVGAKSANDGFDALMAIAGRKDDTPAPRASARAESKSDARDEDVRSSKPADRPAKTEAKADSAAADRAEARADARSDAAQDARADQADQVAADKVADKAADKVAANADAKADAAADHTEAKADKADAKADQVADTAANVSQDAAQIDAAAQAAAAAALIAAMAAPVQAPVQAQPEVAETAIPAEAPVVEAGQTPTFAALAQADAQAATQEPLLEKTANQAEAKPAQPAATAPQTAAAAVAESAAVDAAALEALSKLNAGEAAPTPVAAQAVAEQAVTAQAAEAPAVATAKPAETAKPAADTAKAAAAPIVQATIAPAAPQPITAPVLAAPEADAAATPGEAVAAQVAADAAETAEAAPAAKPVETAKVSAQNQIQAKLADAAPVETAQAVTAVVSAEAATSEAGGDAKTPNAASSVAVEAPAQANAPAPTIAPPPVATAPVVNASTQAAAPAPVRGSPETVAALSAEIVKKADAKTTRFDVALTPEGLGKVDVRIEIARDGALTASMRFDTVHAAQELRNKAGELRQALADAGFNVADNALSFDVSSQNNGQNPNAFFAFDGWNDQGQRAFSGRAFQAAMNAEEEIVVTPSDLLPGLKTAADSGLDIRI is encoded by the coding sequence ATGACCGCGATCGCCGCACCCACCGCCGCTCTTCCCGCCGCGCCGACCCCGGCCGTCGGCGCGAAGTCGGCCAATGACGGCTTCGACGCCCTGATGGCCATCGCTGGCCGCAAGGACGACACGCCCGCCCCCCGCGCTTCGGCTCGCGCCGAGTCCAAGAGCGACGCCCGCGACGAGGACGTCCGTTCGTCCAAGCCGGCCGACCGCCCCGCCAAGACCGAGGCCAAGGCCGACTCCGCCGCCGCCGATCGGGCCGAGGCTCGAGCCGACGCGCGATCCGACGCGGCTCAGGACGCTCGCGCCGATCAGGCCGATCAAGTCGCCGCCGACAAGGTGGCTGACAAGGCTGCCGACAAGGTGGCCGCCAATGCTGACGCCAAGGCGGACGCGGCCGCGGATCACACCGAGGCCAAGGCCGACAAGGCGGACGCCAAGGCCGATCAGGTCGCCGACACCGCCGCCAACGTCAGCCAGGACGCGGCTCAGATCGACGCCGCCGCCCAGGCCGCCGCCGCCGCGGCCCTGATCGCGGCGATGGCCGCGCCCGTGCAAGCGCCGGTCCAGGCTCAGCCCGAAGTCGCCGAAACAGCGATCCCGGCCGAAGCGCCGGTTGTCGAAGCCGGGCAAACGCCGACCTTCGCCGCCCTGGCCCAAGCCGACGCCCAGGCGGCGACGCAAGAGCCGCTTCTCGAAAAGACCGCCAACCAGGCCGAGGCCAAGCCCGCCCAGCCGGCCGCCACCGCCCCCCAGACGGCCGCCGCCGCTGTCGCCGAGAGCGCGGCTGTCGACGCCGCCGCGCTGGAGGCTCTGTCCAAGCTGAACGCGGGCGAGGCCGCGCCGACGCCCGTCGCCGCGCAGGCGGTTGCCGAGCAGGCCGTCACGGCGCAGGCCGCCGAAGCGCCGGCTGTGGCCACGGCCAAGCCCGCCGAGACCGCCAAGCCGGCCGCTGACACGGCCAAGGCCGCCGCCGCGCCGATCGTCCAGGCGACGATCGCGCCCGCCGCTCCGCAGCCTATCACCGCGCCGGTGCTCGCCGCGCCGGAGGCCGACGCCGCCGCGACGCCTGGAGAGGCTGTCGCCGCCCAGGTCGCGGCCGACGCCGCCGAGACGGCCGAGGCCGCGCCAGCCGCCAAGCCGGTCGAGACCGCCAAGGTCTCCGCGCAGAACCAAATCCAGGCCAAGCTGGCCGACGCCGCGCCGGTGGAGACCGCTCAGGCCGTGACGGCGGTGGTCAGCGCCGAGGCGGCGACCTCCGAGGCCGGCGGCGACGCCAAGACGCCGAACGCGGCCAGCTCCGTCGCGGTCGAAGCGCCGGCCCAGGCCAACGCGCCGGCCCCCACGATCGCCCCGCCGCCGGTCGCGACCGCGCCGGTTGTCAACGCCTCGACCCAGGCCGCCGCGCCCGCGCCGGTCCGCGGTTCGCCCGAGACCGTCGCCGCGCTTTCGGCGGAGATCGTCAAGAAGGCCGACGCCAAGACCACCCGCTTCGACGTCGCCTTGACGCCCGAAGGCCTGGGCAAGGTCGATGTGCGCATCGAGATCGCTCGCGACGGGGCCCTGACCGCCTCCATGCGGTTCGACACCGTCCATGCGGCGCAGGAACTGCGCAACAAAGCCGGCGAACTGCGCCAAGCCCTCGCGGACGCTGGCTTCAATGTGGCCGACAACGCTCTGTCCTTCGACGTCTCCAGCCAGAACAACGGCCAGAACCCCAACGCCTTCTTCGCCTTCGACGGCTGGAACGATCAGGGTCAGCGCGCCTTCTCGGGCCGCGCCTTCCAGGCGGCGATGAACGCCGAGGAAGAGATTGTCGTCACCCCCTCCGACCTGCTGCCCGGCCTGAAGACGGCCGCCGACAGCGGCCTGGACATCCGGATCTAG